One window from the genome of candidate division WOR-3 bacterium encodes:
- a CDS encoding glutaredoxin family protein — MPFQKVSGNNNRHQVTLYALSTCGWCRMTKDLLNANNIEYQYIDVDLCTGQERKEMINRVRQLNPRGSFPTLQIDDKVVIGYDEERIKELLEI, encoded by the coding sequence ATGCCATTTCAAAAGGTAAGTGGTAATAACAACCGGCATCAGGTAACACTTTATGCCCTTTCAACCTGCGGCTGGTGCAGAATGACAAAGGATTTGCTCAATGCCAACAACATTGAATATCAGTATATTGATGTTGACCTCTGCACCGGTCAGGAACGGAAGGAGATGATTAACAGGGTCAGGCAGCTTAATCCGCGCGGCTCATTTCCCACCTTGCAGATTGATGATAAGGTGGTGATTGGCTATGACGAGGAGCGGATAAAGGAGCTCTTGGAAATCTGA
- a CDS encoding ferredoxin-thioredoxin reductase catalytic domain-containing protein, with translation MEEVLSPEVNEVYERLKREAEEGGYHLNPDRDFTLKLINGLLVNEKRYGYRACPCRLALGEKQKDIDIICPCYYRDSDLEEFGACYCGLYVSEDWIKGKLPHKSIPERRPARFVLEGYSETAPVSAQPERAKLAYPVWRCKVCGYLCARPEPPGKCPICKAGKERFERFM, from the coding sequence ATGGAAGAGGTTCTTTCTCCTGAGGTCAATGAGGTTTACGAGCGGTTGAAAAGGGAGGCAGAGGAGGGAGGATATCATCTAAATCCAGACAGAGATTTTACCCTTAAACTTATCAACGGTCTTTTGGTTAATGAAAAACGGTATGGTTATCGTGCCTGCCCGTGCCGGCTCGCATTGGGTGAAAAACAGAAGGACATTGACATCATCTGCCCGTGCTATTACCGCGACTCTGACCTTGAGGAGTTTGGTGCCTGCTATTGCGGTTTATATGTGAGTGAGGATTGGATTAAGGGGAAATTACCGCACAAATCCATTCCTGAGAGAAGACCGGCAAGGTTTGTGCTTGAGGGTTATTCAGAAACCGCTCCTGTCTCTGCCCAGCCTGAAAGAGCAAAACTTGCCTATCCGGTCTGGCGGTGCAAGGTCTGCGGGTATCTATGCGCCCGTCCTGAACCGCCAGGAAAATGCCCGATATGCAAGGCAGGCAAGGAACGGTTTGAGCGTTTTATGTGA
- a CDS encoding MTH1187 family thiamine-binding protein: MAIVELSIVPVGTGSTSVSHYVRAALAVIKKSGLNFTVNPMGTCIEGELEKIFSLVTEIHQTLGQMGCARLITTIKIDDRRDKAQTMQDKVAKVT; the protein is encoded by the coding sequence ATGGCAATTGTAGAGTTGAGCATCGTTCCGGTGGGCACAGGTTCAACCAGTGTCAGCCATTATGTTCGGGCTGCGCTTGCGGTCATCAAGAAAAGCGGCTTGAACTTCACGGTTAACCCGATGGGCACCTGCATTGAGGGTGAATTGGAGAAAATATTTTCCCTTGTTACCGAGATTCACCAGACCCTTGGCCAGATGGGTTGTGCAAGGCTGATTACAACCATCAAGATTGATGACCGCAGGGACAAGGCTCAAACAATGCAGGATAAGGTGGCTAAAGTAACTTAA